A genomic window from Deltaproteobacteria bacterium includes:
- the gatC gene encoding Asp-tRNA(Asn)/Glu-tRNA(Gln) amidotransferase subunit GatC, translating into MSITKRDTVHVALLARLELSETEKDVYTLQMDSILKYVEKLSCIKTEGIEPTTHAVPISKPLREDIIRESVTNDEALLNAPDRDTNCFKVPRIIE; encoded by the coding sequence ATGTCTATTACAAAAAGGGATACTGTGCATGTTGCACTGCTTGCCCGTCTTGAACTGTCTGAAACAGAGAAGGATGTGTATACACTCCAGATGGACAGCATCTTAAAATATGTAGAAAAACTATCTTGTATTAAAACAGAAGGCATTGAACCAACAACCCATGCAGTGCCAATATCAAAACCCCTGCGTGAAGATATTATAAGAGAGTCTGTTACAAATGATGAAGCCCTCTTGAATGCCCCTGATAGAGATACAAACTGTTTTAAGGTGCCGAGGATAATAGAATAA